A stretch of the Vagococcus xieshaowenii genome encodes the following:
- the recA gene encoding recombinase RecA, which produces MADDRKVALDAALKKIEKNFGKGSIMKLGEKVDTQISTVSSGSIALDVALGVGGYPRGRIIEVYGPESSGKTTVALHAIAEVQKQGGTAAFIDAEHALDPAYAAKLGVNIDELLLSQPDTGEQGLEIAEALVTSGAIDIIIIDSVAALVPRAEIDGEMGDSHMGLQARLMSQALRKLSGTINKTKTIAIFINQIREKIGVMFGNPETTPGGRALKFYSTIRLEVRRAEQIKNGTDIIGNRTRIKVVKNKVAPPFKQVEVDIMYGQGISMVGELLDMAADIDIVDKSGAWYSYKEERMGQGRENAKQFLLDNTEIMDEIYNAVRSAYGIGNGAVTVTEEVEEGLDLEI; this is translated from the coding sequence TTGGCAGATGATCGTAAAGTCGCTCTAGATGCGGCGTTAAAGAAGATAGAGAAAAACTTTGGTAAAGGTTCAATTATGAAGCTAGGTGAAAAAGTTGATACACAAATTTCAACCGTTTCAAGTGGCTCTATTGCGTTAGACGTTGCGTTAGGTGTAGGTGGCTATCCTCGTGGACGTATCATTGAAGTATACGGTCCAGAAAGTTCTGGTAAGACGACTGTGGCACTACATGCTATTGCTGAAGTGCAAAAACAAGGTGGAACTGCAGCGTTTATCGATGCCGAGCATGCGTTAGATCCAGCATACGCAGCTAAATTAGGTGTTAATATTGACGAATTATTACTTTCTCAACCAGATACAGGGGAGCAAGGATTAGAGATTGCTGAAGCTTTAGTAACAAGTGGTGCGATTGATATTATTATTATTGACTCTGTGGCAGCGTTAGTTCCTCGTGCTGAAATCGATGGTGAGATGGGTGATTCTCATATGGGTCTACAAGCCCGTTTAATGTCTCAAGCACTACGTAAGTTATCAGGAACGATTAATAAAACAAAAACTATTGCTATTTTCATTAACCAAATTCGTGAGAAAATTGGTGTAATGTTTGGTAACCCAGAAACAACACCAGGTGGTCGTGCATTGAAGTTCTATTCAACGATTCGTTTAGAAGTTCGTCGTGCAGAACAAATTAAAAACGGTACAGATATTATTGGTAACCGTACACGTATTAAAGTAGTGAAGAATAAAGTAGCCCCACCATTTAAACAAGTTGAAGTAGACATTATGTACGGTCAAGGGATTTCAATGGTTGGTGAGTTATTAGATATGGCAGCGGATATCGATATTGTCGATAAAAGTGGTGCGTGGTACTCATATAAAGAAGAACGTATGGGACAAGGACGTGAAAATGCTAAACAATTCTTATTAGATAATACAGAAATTATGGATGAAATTTATAATGCTGTTCGTAGTGCGTATGGAATTGGTAATGGCGCAGTAACGGTAACCGAAGAAGTTGAAGAAGGTTTAGATTTAGAAATATAA
- a CDS encoding competence/damage-inducible protein A, which translates to MRAEIIAVGTELLMGQVVNTNATFLSEQLTGLGYQIYFQTVVGDNRERLNDCLSLATERSDLIVLTGGLGPTEDDLTRETLAHFLDAELAIDQAGLEKIIQHFTIQGRELTDNNRKQALSLVGGQTLTNPTGLAVGDFYQTPSNAYLLLPGPPSEMKPMFLQEAVPLLQDRLPQNNQLFSRVMRFFGIGESQLVTVLADEISGQTNPTIAPYAAPNEVRLRLTAQARNNLAANQLLDSLEKRIMALVGDYFYGYGEENSLVKETVQALKDSHATLAVAESLTAGLVQSTLGQLPGVSEVFVGGFVTYSNEMKQQLLGVEEATLAKHGAVSRECAKEMAVNTRRLTGADYALSLTGVAGPSEVEGKAVGTTWIALAKPDGTVQTQAYRFTRDRTYIQHSAMMNGLNSLRIELLNKK; encoded by the coding sequence ATGCGAGCAGAAATTATTGCAGTGGGAACAGAGCTATTGATGGGACAAGTTGTTAACACAAACGCGACATTCTTGTCAGAGCAATTAACCGGATTAGGGTATCAGATATACTTTCAAACAGTTGTGGGAGATAATAGGGAACGTCTAAATGACTGTCTATCATTAGCAACTGAACGTAGTGATTTGATTGTCCTTACAGGTGGACTAGGTCCTACAGAAGATGACTTAACCCGAGAAACATTAGCTCATTTTTTGGATGCTGAATTAGCGATTGATCAGGCTGGATTGGAAAAGATCATCCAACATTTTACCATTCAGGGACGTGAATTAACGGATAATAACCGTAAACAGGCCTTATCTCTTGTTGGCGGCCAAACATTAACTAATCCAACAGGTTTAGCTGTGGGGGATTTTTATCAGACACCGTCGAACGCTTATTTATTATTACCAGGACCGCCAAGTGAAATGAAACCTATGTTTCTTCAAGAAGCGGTGCCATTATTACAAGATAGATTGCCACAAAATAATCAGTTGTTTTCACGTGTTATGCGCTTCTTTGGTATCGGAGAATCACAATTAGTCACTGTATTAGCTGATGAAATCAGCGGACAAACAAATCCAACTATTGCGCCTTATGCAGCCCCAAATGAAGTGCGTTTACGATTGACGGCACAAGCAAGAAATAATTTGGCAGCCAATCAATTATTAGATTCATTAGAAAAGCGTATTATGGCGTTAGTCGGTGATTATTTTTATGGTTATGGTGAAGAAAATAGTTTAGTGAAAGAAACCGTACAAGCATTAAAAGATTCCCATGCAACACTCGCTGTGGCGGAAAGTTTAACAGCTGGCCTTGTCCAAAGTACGTTGGGGCAGTTGCCTGGTGTTTCCGAAGTGTTTGTCGGAGGCTTTGTGACATACTCAAATGAGATGAAACAACAGTTATTAGGGGTGGAAGAGGCGACATTAGCTAAACATGGTGCAGTGAGTCGTGAGTGCGCAAAAGAGATGGCAGTCAACACGCGTCGTTTGACTGGGGCAGATTATGCTTTATCGCTAACGGGTGTAGCCGGTCCTAGTGAGGTGGAAGGCAAAGCTGTAGGGACAACCTGGATTGCTTTAGCAAAACCTGATGGAACCGTTCAAACACAAGCGTATCGTTTTACTCGTGACCGTACGTATATTCAGCATAGTGCGATGATGAATGGGTTGAATAGTTTACGAATAGAATTGCTAAATAAAAAATAA
- a CDS encoding branched-chain amino acid aminotransferase, translating to MEKKEAVQLDWENLGFSYIKTDIRYVATWKDGKWDEGILTEDNQISISEGSPVIHYGQSCFEGLKAYRTKSGEVQLFRPEENAKRMQRSCRRLLMPEVSEEQFLSAVKEVVKANERFIPPYGTGGTLYLRPYVMGVGDSIGVAPANEYIFGVFAIPVGAYFKGGLTPTSFIISEYDRAASQGTGGVKVGGNYASSLLPGKEAKQRSFSDCIYLDPATHTKIEEVGAANFFAITKDGRFVTPDSPSILPSITKYSLLYLAEHALGMPVAQEDIYVSQLDLYEEAGACGTAAVISPIAGIQHGDNYHVFYSETEVGPVTRKLYDLLTAIQFGDKEAPEGWITKVL from the coding sequence TTGGAAAAAAAAGAAGCCGTTCAATTAGATTGGGAGAATTTAGGGTTTTCTTATATTAAGACAGACATTAGATATGTTGCTACATGGAAAGATGGTAAGTGGGATGAGGGAATTCTGACAGAAGATAACCAAATAAGTATCAGTGAAGGGTCACCAGTTATTCACTACGGTCAATCATGCTTTGAAGGGTTAAAAGCTTATCGTACGAAGTCAGGTGAGGTGCAACTATTTAGGCCAGAAGAAAATGCTAAGCGTATGCAAAGAAGCTGTCGTCGTTTATTGATGCCAGAAGTGTCGGAAGAGCAGTTTTTATCAGCGGTTAAAGAAGTAGTAAAAGCAAATGAACGTTTTATTCCGCCATATGGAACTGGAGGTACACTTTATTTGCGTCCTTATGTGATGGGTGTGGGTGATAGTATTGGTGTTGCTCCTGCTAATGAATATATTTTTGGTGTGTTTGCCATCCCGGTAGGTGCTTATTTTAAAGGTGGGCTGACGCCAACTAGTTTTATTATTTCAGAATATGACCGTGCAGCCTCTCAAGGAACAGGCGGGGTTAAGGTCGGTGGCAATTATGCAAGTAGTTTATTGCCCGGTAAAGAAGCAAAACAACGATCATTTAGCGATTGTATTTATCTTGACCCAGCAACTCATACTAAAATAGAAGAGGTTGGCGCAGCGAACTTTTTTGCAATTACCAAAGATGGTCGTTTTGTGACACCAGATTCACCGTCTATTTTGCCAAGTATTACGAAATATTCATTATTATATCTAGCTGAACATGCATTAGGAATGCCTGTTGCACAAGAAGATATTTATGTCTCACAATTAGATTTGTATGAAGAAGCAGGTGCGTGTGGTACGGCAGCAGTTATTTCACCGATTGCAGGTATTCAGCATGGAGATAACTATCATGTGTTTTATTCAGAAACAGAAGTAGGACCTGTGACAAGAAAATTATATGATTTATTGACAGCTATTCAGTTTGGCGACAAAGAAGCGCCTGAAGGGTGGATAACGAAAGTTTTATAA
- a CDS encoding DUF47 domain-containing protein, with protein MARRKEFNYFENLTKLAEKSEQAAKKMQELINNFSEDKVATYTHEVHEIEREADQISHNILNELNHSFVTPIDREDIVSITEELDNICDAINSLTYLFDTYAVTELRADTDKIASYVVEATHAVVVATKEFAKFKQSKILKSKIDLVNEIEEKTDTLYRSLIKELITKEDNVMNVIKWKNIYEGFEVAVNNTEKSADILYGLVIKNT; from the coding sequence ATGGCAAGAAGGAAAGAATTCAATTACTTTGAAAATTTAACAAAATTAGCTGAAAAGAGTGAGCAAGCAGCTAAAAAAATGCAAGAGTTAATCAATAACTTCTCAGAAGATAAAGTAGCAACCTATACACACGAAGTACATGAAATTGAACGTGAAGCAGATCAAATCTCTCATAACATCTTGAATGAATTAAATCATTCATTTGTGACACCGATTGATCGTGAAGATATTGTTTCAATTACAGAAGAGTTAGATAATATTTGTGATGCAATTAATTCATTAACTTATTTATTCGATACTTATGCGGTAACTGAGTTACGCGCAGATACAGATAAAATTGCAAGTTATGTTGTGGAAGCCACACATGCTGTAGTCGTAGCGACAAAAGAATTTGCAAAATTTAAACAATCAAAAATTTTGAAATCAAAAATTGATTTGGTCAATGAAATTGAAGAAAAAACAGATACATTATATCGCTCTTTAATTAAAGAGTTGATTACAAAAGAAGATAACGTGATGAACGTTATCAAGTGGAAAAACATTTATGAAGGCTTTGAAGTAGCTGTAAATAATACAGAGAAATCTGCTGATATTCTTTATGGCTTAGTTATTAAAAATACTTAA
- a CDS encoding inorganic phosphate transporter has translation MGSIFVNGWTDAPNAIATAISTRVLKPNVAIGMAVVMNFLGVVVMTFLNATVAETISNIADFGTNQHNAQVALAAALFAIVVWAVLSWYYAMPTSESHALIAGLTGAAMALSGIHAVNMDEWKKVIFGLLFSTSSGFIGGYLVVSIITFLCRNADRRKTNKFFNVGQALAAAGNAFLHGAQDGQKFMGVFMLGLSYNGFVENGSGGYTIPIEVMVICSLIMGFGTSVGGMKIIKSVGMDMVKLETYQGFSADLSAVITLFICSWTGIPVSTTHTKTTAIMGVGAARRMSSVNWSVVRGMVLAWVLTFPGAGLIAYVMAKVFLKIF, from the coding sequence ATGGGCTCGATTTTTGTTAACGGTTGGACAGATGCTCCAAATGCAATTGCAACAGCTATTTCAACGCGCGTGTTGAAACCAAATGTGGCAATTGGTATGGCAGTTGTCATGAACTTTTTAGGTGTAGTGGTCATGACGTTCTTAAACGCGACGGTAGCTGAGACAATTAGCAACATTGCCGACTTTGGAACGAATCAGCATAACGCACAGGTAGCATTGGCCGCAGCGCTATTTGCCATCGTGGTGTGGGCGGTTCTTTCGTGGTATTATGCGATGCCAACGAGTGAAAGTCATGCGTTAATTGCGGGATTAACTGGGGCTGCTATGGCTCTTTCAGGTATTCACGCTGTTAATATGGATGAATGGAAAAAAGTTATTTTTGGTTTACTTTTCTCTACGAGTTCAGGATTTATCGGCGGTTATCTTGTTGTGTCGATTATCACTTTCTTATGCAGAAACGCAGATCGACGCAAAACGAATAAATTCTTTAACGTAGGGCAAGCATTAGCTGCTGCAGGAAATGCCTTTTTACATGGTGCCCAAGATGGTCAAAAATTTATGGGTGTGTTTATGTTAGGTCTTTCTTACAATGGCTTTGTTGAAAATGGTTCAGGTGGTTACACGATTCCAATTGAAGTAATGGTTATTTGTTCACTGATTATGGGATTTGGAACATCAGTAGGGGGCATGAAAATTATCAAGTCTGTCGGAATGGACATGGTAAAATTAGAAACTTATCAAGGTTTTTCAGCTGATTTAAGTGCCGTTATCACCTTATTTATTTGTTCTTGGACAGGTATTCCTGTTTCAACTACTCATACTAAAACAACAGCTATTATGGGTGTTGGTGCCGCAAGACGTATGTCGAGTGTGAATTGGTCAGTAGTACGAGGTATGGTTTTGGCATGGGTCTTAACTTTCCCAGGAGCAGGATTAATTGCTTATGTGATGGCTAAGGTTTTCTTGAAGATATTTTAG
- the rpsT gene encoding 30S ribosomal protein S20, producing MPNIESAIKRVRTANKSNGLNASQKSAMRTAIKNFDQAVEAGADNVAELQNAANKAIDMAASKGLIHKNKASRDKARLHAKMTKAN from the coding sequence ATGCCAAATATCGAATCTGCAATCAAACGCGTACGTACTGCTAATAAATCTAACGGTTTAAACGCTTCTCAAAAAAGCGCAATGCGTACTGCTATCAAAAACTTTGATCAAGCTGTAGAAGCTGGTGCTGATAACGTAGCTGAATTACAAAATGCAGCTAACAAAGCTATCGACATGGCTGCATCTAAAGGATTAATCCACAAAAACAAAGCTAGTCGTGATAAAGCTCGTCTACATGCGAAAATGACTAAAGCTAACTAA
- a CDS encoding polysaccharide deacetylase family protein codes for MRKKIITVLLAIIFIELIILSVTMLTKNNHNQKSHPQLHKNEVLVDSSQLNVNKIDESEIIKRNKQTPDTSSWIKSEDPIEFPIIAYSHVENHEMENSLHIDYFKQQLEWLEKNNYYTLTPQEAMEVFTSNKKPAEKIVWLTFDDGYYSQYKLVYPLLQQLNMQATINYLPNISGSIAFLNIYDIQEMMTNGEISIGSGTLNGNSLLDLDVTTRTRELKDSKQTLDQLLHQDTTVVAYPNNDYNDEILALAKDVGYTIGLTTNAGLASKSDGLLTLDRIQINENISTDKFAKLIEETY; via the coding sequence ATGCGAAAAAAAATAATTACTGTTTTATTAGCAATTATTTTTATTGAACTAATTATTTTATCAGTTACGATGCTAACTAAAAATAACCATAATCAAAAAAGTCACCCACAACTTCATAAAAATGAAGTATTAGTTGACTCTAGTCAATTAAATGTTAACAAAATTGATGAATCAGAAATTATCAAACGTAATAAACAAACACCTGATACCTCCTCTTGGATAAAAAGCGAAGACCCAATTGAATTTCCCATCATTGCTTATTCTCATGTAGAAAATCATGAAATGGAAAACAGTCTCCACATCGACTATTTCAAACAACAGCTTGAATGGTTAGAAAAAAATAATTATTATACTCTTACTCCTCAAGAAGCGATGGAAGTTTTCACTTCAAATAAGAAACCTGCTGAAAAAATTGTCTGGTTAACATTTGATGACGGCTATTATTCACAATATAAACTTGTTTATCCGTTACTACAACAACTTAACATGCAGGCAACGATTAATTATTTACCCAATATATCTGGCAGTATCGCTTTTTTAAATATATACGACATCCAAGAAATGATGACTAATGGTGAAATATCCATCGGAAGTGGCACCTTAAATGGCAATAGTTTACTTGATTTAGATGTTACAACAAGAACAAGAGAATTGAAGGATTCTAAACAGACATTGGATCAGTTACTTCATCAAGACACCACTGTCGTTGCCTATCCCAATAATGACTACAACGATGAGATCTTAGCTCTTGCAAAAGATGTTGGATACACAATAGGATTAACTACTAACGCGGGACTTGCATCAAAAAGCGATGGTCT